GGGAAAAAAGCCCTAAAATCACTCGAAAAAGCATCTATTTGGCTGAAAAAGAGTTGAGACAAGGCTGTACCATCCATGCCACCCACCATGCGGTGGCTAAGTCGGGACAATACCCATTCCACGCCTGTTCGCTGCGTGTAGCCGTGCAGGAACTTTCCAGCCAGCATTTGAGGCAGCCGCGCTTGCAACGCTGCCGGCATTTCTCCGGAGCGGTTGCTCAACTGTTTGTAGGTTTTTGCTGTGAATGCCTCAAATGGCTCTGTCGTATATTGTTCCCAATGCGTAGCCAGCAAGTGGTCGTACAGCACGTCCACGACTGGCGAGGCATAGCGGCCCGCCACCGGCCGAATGAGTGCTTTGCTTTTTGAGGTAGCGGGATGAGTGTCGGTGAACGAATCAATGGCTCGGTGCAGCAGGATACCGCGTTGCACCGTTTCGGGATAGTGTTTCCAAGCACTGCCCTTCACAAAGTCTCCGATGAAGTTGCCGAGCAACAAATCCTCATTGCCGAACGAAAGAAAGCAGTGTGCGAGGTGATTCATTCAATGTCAGGTGATGTTGATGGATGGTCACACTTCTCCTTCAAGAACTTCCCAAGTATGGTCGCCCAGCAAGCGGACGGTGGCGAGGTATTCGTAAGGTGTTTTACGGCCCCATTCCGAAGGGGCTATCATGGATAAGACATTGGCTCCGTCTGTCTTGCGTCGGTATAAGTGGTAGATGTGGTGAATAACGGGCTGGAAAGGCACGTCCGCTTGATAGATGACCTCAGAAACTTTCATCCGATTGTCCAGTGATTTGGCCTGCTTGACCAAAGTCTCCATTTGTTGGCGAAGCTGTTCCATTTGGCGGTCGGTCTGGTCGTACATGGCGGTCATCGCATTGCCTCGAATCCGGCCTTTGTCTTCTGGACGTATGATCGCGCCTCCCGTCGTGTGTGCATAGGGAAGCAGCCCTGGGTTTTCGGCTACCTTGTCCTTGTCAATTGGGTTGACAAACGCTTCGTCGTTGTTCGGTTTTTTCTTGTCAGCCATTTTTGTTGTGGAAAAAAAGTTCGGGCATTAAAACATCGGAGCTGAAAAAACGGCAGTCAGTTGCCGCGTTTTTTTTCAAACTTAATCTGCGCTGTGTTTTTTATTAGAGGTCACATTCTCCAAAGTCCATTCCAAGCGTTCTTTGAACGGTGCTTTTCTCACTTCGCAATCGGCAATTGGGCAAACTTGACACGAACGAGGCGGCACACAGCCGTCCGTATGAACAAACATTTCCAAAGAATGGGGAAAGTGCCGCGCGATGAGGTTGTTCAGAGCGTCTATTTCCTTGTGCGCTTGATTCACGTTGAAATACCATGGCACGGTCAAGTGACAGTCTAAATGTAGCACGGAGCCATACTTGATGGTTCGGAGGTTGTGCAGGTCTATCCAAGCAGACTGTTTGTGTAGGTTGAGCAAAACAATGAGTTGTTTGAGCAACTCCATGTCTGCCTCATCTGTGATGCCCGCGATGGTTTGGCGGATAATTTTCGAGCCTTCCACCAGAATGAAAATGGCGAATATGATGGCTACGGCACTGTCTATCCAGCCGATGCCCGTAAAACGCAACAGCAGCAAACCAGCCACAATGCCAATCGTCGTCCATGTGTCCGATTGTAAATGTCTGCCGCTTGCTTCCAATGCTACGGAAAGGTTTTTTTTGCCGACGCGAATACACCAAGCCCCCAACCAATAATTGGCAGCGGCTGTGATACCGATTATCAGAATCCCCATGTCCAACTGTCGCACCGGATGCGGATGCACAAGATTGGTGATGGATTCATAGACAATCAGCAAACCGGCTATCAAAATCAAGATGCCTTCAAACGAGGCTGACACCAGTTCCACCTTCCCATGGCCGTAGGGATGATTGTCGTCGCGGGGTCGTGCGGCGATGCGCAAACTGTAGAGGCTCGTGAATCCCGTCACGACATTGACGGTGCTTTCAAGCGCGTCGGTCAAGACCGCCACGGAGTTGGTGAGCCAATAAGCCAACATCTTCAATGCAAAAAGCACGACCGATGCCACGACCACCCATTGCTGCGTGCGGACGGTGACGGGCTTTGATGTCGGGGTGTCCATCATTCAAAATAAGTCTCGTGGATTTGCTGCACATAGGGCAGTTTGGCGAGTTCGTAAATCACTCGACGGTGGTTTTTCTGATGGGTGGAGCCTATGAGGAGCCATTGATTCGATTGGCAGCCCACCCGTCCTTTGCTGCCTTTGTACGGTTGTATGCTCGAATCAATTTTTTTTACCTCGCTCAACAATTTTTCTTCTGCTGGTATACAAAATTCATAGTTCACGGCCACCTTGCCATCGGGAGGGCCTGCGAGGCCGTTTTCATCAATTCTCGAAAAATCAATCTTGACCTTGTTCCAAACGCTTGGAGCATCGGCGCTTGTGCTTTTTCGATTGCAGGCAAACATGAGTGCAAGAGCCGATAGAAAAAAGATGCTGTTAGAGGGACGTTGAATCATAGCGCGTATTTTGCCGCCAAAAGTAAGCCGACGAATCGTTTTTTCAAACTACACTCAACACATGAACACTCGACGCAAATTTCTTCAACACACACTTTGGGGAGGCTTGGCCGCCGGAAGCGCCAGTTTT
This genomic interval from Saprospiraceae bacterium contains the following:
- a CDS encoding DUF479 domain-containing protein; protein product: MNHLAHCFLSFGNEDLLLGNFIGDFVKGSAWKHYPETVQRGILLHRAIDSFTDTHPATSKSKALIRPVAGRYASPVVDVLYDHLLATHWEQYTTEPFEAFTAKTYKQLSNRSGEMPAALQARLPQMLAGKFLHGYTQRTGVEWVLSRLSHRMVGGMDGTALSQLFFSQIDAFSSDFRAFFPELLEMAKGYSA
- a CDS encoding cation transporter translates to MMDTPTSKPVTVRTQQWVVVASVVLFALKMLAYWLTNSVAVLTDALESTVNVVTGFTSLYSLRIAARPRDDNHPYGHGKVELVSASFEGILILIAGLLIVYESITNLVHPHPVRQLDMGILIIGITAAANYWLGAWCIRVGKKNLSVALEASGRHLQSDTWTTIGIVAGLLLLRFTGIGWIDSAVAIIFAIFILVEGSKIIRQTIAGITDEADMELLKQLIVLLNLHKQSAWIDLHNLRTIKYGSVLHLDCHLTVPWYFNVNQAHKEIDALNNLIARHFPHSLEMFVHTDGCVPPRSCQVCPIADCEVRKAPFKERLEWTLENVTSNKKHSAD
- a CDS encoding DUF2452 domain-containing protein; this encodes MADKKKPNNDEAFVNPIDKDKVAENPGLLPYAHTTGGAIIRPEDKGRIRGNAMTAMYDQTDRQMEQLRQQMETLVKQAKSLDNRMKVSEVIYQADVPFQPVIHHIYHLYRRKTDGANVLSMIAPSEWGRKTPYEYLATVRLLGDHTWEVLEGEV